The following coding sequences lie in one Musa acuminata AAA Group cultivar baxijiao chromosome BXJ3-1, Cavendish_Baxijiao_AAA, whole genome shotgun sequence genomic window:
- the LOC135584739 gene encoding zinc finger protein BRUTUS-like isoform X4, whose amino-acid sequence MQHIYKEEEQVFPLFIEKFSPKEQADLVWQFLCSIPVYIMVDFLPWLSSCVSQDEHKDMMTCLCKVVPKERLLQQVIFAWMKGKSFTNQSMSHNDVSWCCIDHANTRKRKHAESDSNFVDSPRAHPINEILDWHNAIRKEVNDIAKEARQIQLSRDFSDLSTFYSRLEFVADVCIYHSIAEDQILFPAVDMPVSFVEDHAEEKNQFNNLRCLIKRIKCAGVNSVSPEFYSKICSHADRIMATIQRHFNVEEAQVLPIARISFSPEKQRKIIYRSICVMPLRLIERALPWLVATLCEDEARSFLQNMKLAASSSETALVTLFAGWACKGQLHNISRSGRFTCLSLKVADGFIQEEKDKIEQNCGQAFCAFASPLREISAVHTENDKDPVDRCCFPQSCRNNNEVGSLDILVLQKHFSDKQTCFASGLGLNSNSLPVDSMSKKSECSLSCNSSAPHINSNLFSWETEITSSNLAHEFRPIDTIFKFHKAIRKDLEYLDMESEKLIGCDDYEAFLCNFSGRFCLLWGLYKAHSNAEDRIVFPALESRETLHNVSHSYILDHKQEEKLFSDISAVLTELSQLRETNNKTYKMADTTGSDCSYSVHDICWTRKHNALATKLQSMCRSIRVTLDQHVSMEELELWPLFDSYFSFEEQDKIVGCIIGMTGAEILQSMLSWVTSVLTEEEHDKMMETWKEATKNTMFNEWLNEWWGARPISSHDPEEANVLPKGMEQQENLDQIDQTFKPGWNDIFRMNQNELESEIRKVSRDLTLDPRRKAYIIQNLMTSRWLAAAAKQKLPHASTSEDKNGDVPGCSPSYRDLEQQIFGCEHYKRNCKLLAACCKKLFTCRFCHDSVSDHTMDRKAVTEMMCMRCLKVQTVGPTCKTDTCNGFPMAKYFCKFCKFFDDERTVYHCPFCNLCRLGKGLGIDFFHCMKCNCCLGMKLVDHNCREKGLESNCPICCDFLFTSSTPVRALPCGHFMHSACFQAYASSHYTCPICSKSLGDMTVYFGMLDTLLASEQLPEEYGDRCQDILCNDCDKKGMSRFHWLYHKCGFCGSYNTRVIKNEANSCLTSSN is encoded by the exons ATGCAGCACATATATAAGGAGGAGGAGCAG GTTTTCCCACTCTTTATTGAGAAATTTTCACCTAAGGAGCAAGCTGATTTGGTTTGGCAGTTCCTGTGTAGCATCCCTGTGTACATAATGGTAGACTTCCTTCCGTGGCTTTCTTCTTGTGTCTCACAGGATGAACATAAGGATATGATGACATGTTTATGTAAAGTAGTACCAAAAGAAAGGCTTCTTCAGCAG GTTATATTTGCATGGATGAAAGGGAAAAGTTTCACAAACCAGAGTATGAGCCATAATGATGTATCATGGTGCTGCATTGATCATGCCAATACCAGGAAGAGGAAACATGCAGAATCAGATAGCAATTTTGTTGATTCACCAAGGGCACACCCAATAAATGAAATTTTGGACTGGCATAATGCTATCAGAAAGGAGGTTAatgacattgcaaaagaagcaagacAAATACAACTTTCTCGAGATTTCTCTGATCTATCTACCTTCTATTCAAGGCTTGAATTTGTTGCTGATGTATGCATCTATCACAG TATAGCTGAAGATCAAATTTTATTTCCAGCAGTGGATATGCCAGTCTCATTTGTGGAAGATCATGCTGAAGAAAAGAATCAGTTTAACAACCTCAGGTGCCTAATCAAGCGTATCAAATGTGCTGGTGTCAACTCAGTTTCTCCTGAATTTTACTCAAAGATATGTTCACATGCAGATCGAATTATGGCGACTATTCAAAGGCACTTCAATGTTGAGGAAGCTCAG GTGCTTCCTATAGCAAGGATATCTTTCTCTCCTGAAAAGCAACGGAAGATTATTTATCGGAGCATATGTGTAATGCCACTAAGACTTATAGAGCGTGCTTTACCATGGTTAGTTGCAACACTTTGTGAGGATGAAGCTAGGTCATTCCTCCAGAATATGAAACTGGCAG CCTCATCATCTGAGACAGCACTAGTTACACTTTTTGCTGGTTGGGCATGCaagggtcaactgcacaatatctCGAGATCTGGCAGGTTTACATGCTTGTCTTTAAAAGTGGCAGATGGTTTCATTCAAGAAGAGAAGGATAAGATAGAACAGAATTGTGGTCAAGCATTCTGTGCATTTGCTTCTCCATTAAGAGAGATATCAGCTGTCCATACAGAGAATGACAAGGATCCTGTTGACCGATGTTGCTTCCCACAATCTTGTAGAAACAATAATGAGGTTGGAAGTTTAGATATTTTAGTTCTCCAAAAGCATTTTTCCGATAAGCAAACTTGCTTTGCTTCTGGATTAGGACTTAACAGCAATAGCCTACCTGTAGATTCCATGTCTAAAAAATCGGAGTGTTCCTTGTCTTGCAATTCTTCTGCTCCTCATATAAACTCAAATCTCTTTTCATGGGAGACAGAAATCACCTCATCCAATTTGGCACATGAATTCAGGCCTATTGATACCATATTTAAGTTTCATAAAGCAATTCGTAAAGATTTAGAATATTTGGATATGGAGTCCGAAAAGCTTATAGGttgtgatgactatgaggcatttCTTTGCAattttagtggaagattttgtttGTTGTGGGGCCTTTATAAAGCTCACAGTAATGCTGAAGATCGTATTGTATTTCCGGCTTTAGAATCAAGAGAAACCCTTCACAATGTTAGCCACTCCTATATTCTGGACCACAAACAGGAGGAGAAGTTATTTTCAGATATATCTGCAGTTCTGACAGAGCTTTCACAATTACGTGAAACGAATAACAAGACATATAAGATGGCTGACACAACTGGAAGTGACTGCAGTTACTCTGTCCATGATATTTGTTGGACAAGGAAGCACAATGCACTTGCTACCAAGCTTCAAAGTATGTGCAGATCCATACGAGTTACTTTGGACCAACATGTTTCTATGGAGGAACTTGAACTCTGGCCATTGTTTGACAGCTACTTCTCTTTTGAAGAGCAAGACAAGATAGTTGGATGCATAATTGGGATGACTGGAGCAGAAATTCTTCAGTCAATGTTATCCTGGGTAACTTCTGTTCTAACAGAAGAGGAACATGACAAGATGATGGAAACATGGAAGGAAGCTACCAAAAACACTATGTTTAATGAGTGGCTGAATGAATGGTGGGGTGCAAGACCTATTTCTTCACATGACCCTGAAGAGGCAAATGTTCTTCCAAAAG GAATGGAACAACAAGAGAACCTAGATCAAATTGATCAGACATTCAAGCCTGGTTGGAATGATATTTTTCGAATGAATCAAAATGAGCTGGAGTCAGAGATACGAAAGGTTTCTCGAGACCTAACACTTGATCCACGAAGAAAGGCATATATTATTCAAAATCTTATGACAAG TCGCTGGTTAGCTGCTGCTGCTAAACAGAAATTGCCACATGCATCTACCAGTGAGGACAAAAATGGTGATGTTCCAGGATGTTCTCCATCATATAGGGATCTGGAGCAACAGATATTTGGTTGTGAGCACTATAAAAGAAACTGCAAGCTCCTCGCTGCTTGTTGTAAGAAGCTCTTCACATGCAGGTTCTGCCACGACAGCGTCAGTGATCACACAATGGATAG GAAAGCAGTGACGGAAATGATGTGTATGCGCTGTCTGAAAGTCCAGACAGTTGGTCCAACTTGCAAGACAGATACCTGTAATGGATTTCCAATGGCAAAATACTTCTGCAAATTTTGCaaattttttgatgatgaaag GACTGTATATCACTGTCCATTTTGCAATTTATGTCGCCTTGGAAAAGGACTTGGCATCGATTTCTTTCACTGCATGAAATGCAATTGTTGCCTAGGCATGAAGCTAGTGGACCATAACTGCAGGGAGAAAGGTCTAGAATCAAATTGTCCCATATGTTGTGATTTCCTGTTTACATCAAGTACGCCTGTCAGAGCTTTACCATGCGGCCATTTCATGCATTCAGCTTGCTTTCAG GCATATGCTTCCAGTCACTATACCTGCCCGATCTGCAGCAAGTCTTTAGGAGACATGACG GTCTATTTCGGCATGCTTGACACCTTGCTAGCTTCAGAACAGCTTCCAGAAGAATACGGAGATCGTTGTCAG GACATACTCTGCAATGATTGTGATAAAAAAGGGATGTCTCGCTTTCATTGGCTCTACCACAAATGTGGCTTCTGCGGCTCGTATAATACCAGGGTAATCAAGAATGAAGCTAACTCTTGTCTCACATCAAGCAATTGA
- the LOC135584739 gene encoding zinc finger protein BRUTUS-like isoform X2 has translation MAMRTPFTTREEGQRFESMDPSSSSSLLERLRSSDGSSPLIFFLFFHKAIRSELDRLHRAAVALATDGVGDVESVSRRCRFLFSMYQHHSNAEDEVIFPALDKRVKNVARTYFLEHKGEHDLFKHLFDLLDLNVHNDGIARRELASCTGAIQTSIMQHIYKEEEQVFPLFIEKFSPKEQADLVWQFLCSIPVYIMVDFLPWLSSCVSQDEHKDMMTCLCKVVPKERLLQQVIFAWMKGKSFTNQSMSHNDVSWCCIDHANTRKRKHAESDSNFVDSPRAHPINEILDWHNAIRKEVNDIAKEARQIQLSRDFSDLSTFYSRLEFVADVCIYHSIAEDQILFPAVDMPVSFVEDHAEEKNQFNNLRCLIKRIKCAGVNSVSPEFYSKICSHADRIMATIQRHFNVEEAQVLPIARISFSPEKQRKIIYRSICVMPLRLIERALPWLVATLCEDEARSFLQNMKLAASSSETALVTLFAGWACKGQLHNISRSGRFTCLSLKVADGFIQEEKDKIEQNCGQAFCAFASPLREISAVHTENDKDPVDRCCFPQSCRNNNEVGSLDILVLQKHFSDKQTCFASGLGLNSNSLPVDSMSKKSECSLSCNSSAPHINSNLFSWETEITSSNLAHEFRPIDTIFKFHKAIRKDLEYLDMESEKLIGCDDYEAFLCNFSGRFCLLWGLYKAHSNAEDRIVFPALESRETLHNVSHSYILDHKQEEKLFSDISAVLTELSQLRETNNKTYKMADTTGSDCSYSVHDICWTRKHNALATKLQSMCRSIRVTLDQHVSMEELELWPLFDSYFSFEEQDKIVGCIIGMTGAEILQSMLSWVTSVLTEEEHDKMMETWKEATKNTMFNEWLNEWWGARPISSHDPEEANVLPKGMEQQENLDQIDQTFKPGWNDIFRMNQNELESEIRKVSRDLTLDPRRKAYIIQNLMTSRWLAAAAKQKLPHASTSEDKNGDVPGCSPSYRDLEQQIFGCEHYKRNCKLLAACCKKLFTCRFCHDSVSDHTMDRKAVTEMMCMRCLKVQTVGPTCKTDTCNGFPMAKYFCKFCKFFDDEREKGLESNCPICCDFLFTSSTPVRALPCGHFMHSACFQAYASSHYTCPICSKSLGDMTVYFGMLDTLLASEQLPEEYGDRCQDILCNDCDKKGMSRFHWLYHKCGFCGSYNTRVIKNEANSCLTSSN, from the exons GTTATTTTTCCAGCCCTTGACAAACGTGTGAAGAATGTTGCAAGAACATATTTTCTTGAGCACAAAGGGGAACATGACCTTTTTAAACATTTATTTGATTTACTGGACTTAAATGTTCATAATGATGGCATTGCTAGAAGAGAACTTGCTTCATGTACTGGTGCTATACAAACGTCAATTATGCAGCACATATATAAGGAGGAGGAGCAG GTTTTCCCACTCTTTATTGAGAAATTTTCACCTAAGGAGCAAGCTGATTTGGTTTGGCAGTTCCTGTGTAGCATCCCTGTGTACATAATGGTAGACTTCCTTCCGTGGCTTTCTTCTTGTGTCTCACAGGATGAACATAAGGATATGATGACATGTTTATGTAAAGTAGTACCAAAAGAAAGGCTTCTTCAGCAG GTTATATTTGCATGGATGAAAGGGAAAAGTTTCACAAACCAGAGTATGAGCCATAATGATGTATCATGGTGCTGCATTGATCATGCCAATACCAGGAAGAGGAAACATGCAGAATCAGATAGCAATTTTGTTGATTCACCAAGGGCACACCCAATAAATGAAATTTTGGACTGGCATAATGCTATCAGAAAGGAGGTTAatgacattgcaaaagaagcaagacAAATACAACTTTCTCGAGATTTCTCTGATCTATCTACCTTCTATTCAAGGCTTGAATTTGTTGCTGATGTATGCATCTATCACAG TATAGCTGAAGATCAAATTTTATTTCCAGCAGTGGATATGCCAGTCTCATTTGTGGAAGATCATGCTGAAGAAAAGAATCAGTTTAACAACCTCAGGTGCCTAATCAAGCGTATCAAATGTGCTGGTGTCAACTCAGTTTCTCCTGAATTTTACTCAAAGATATGTTCACATGCAGATCGAATTATGGCGACTATTCAAAGGCACTTCAATGTTGAGGAAGCTCAG GTGCTTCCTATAGCAAGGATATCTTTCTCTCCTGAAAAGCAACGGAAGATTATTTATCGGAGCATATGTGTAATGCCACTAAGACTTATAGAGCGTGCTTTACCATGGTTAGTTGCAACACTTTGTGAGGATGAAGCTAGGTCATTCCTCCAGAATATGAAACTGGCAG CCTCATCATCTGAGACAGCACTAGTTACACTTTTTGCTGGTTGGGCATGCaagggtcaactgcacaatatctCGAGATCTGGCAGGTTTACATGCTTGTCTTTAAAAGTGGCAGATGGTTTCATTCAAGAAGAGAAGGATAAGATAGAACAGAATTGTGGTCAAGCATTCTGTGCATTTGCTTCTCCATTAAGAGAGATATCAGCTGTCCATACAGAGAATGACAAGGATCCTGTTGACCGATGTTGCTTCCCACAATCTTGTAGAAACAATAATGAGGTTGGAAGTTTAGATATTTTAGTTCTCCAAAAGCATTTTTCCGATAAGCAAACTTGCTTTGCTTCTGGATTAGGACTTAACAGCAATAGCCTACCTGTAGATTCCATGTCTAAAAAATCGGAGTGTTCCTTGTCTTGCAATTCTTCTGCTCCTCATATAAACTCAAATCTCTTTTCATGGGAGACAGAAATCACCTCATCCAATTTGGCACATGAATTCAGGCCTATTGATACCATATTTAAGTTTCATAAAGCAATTCGTAAAGATTTAGAATATTTGGATATGGAGTCCGAAAAGCTTATAGGttgtgatgactatgaggcatttCTTTGCAattttagtggaagattttgtttGTTGTGGGGCCTTTATAAAGCTCACAGTAATGCTGAAGATCGTATTGTATTTCCGGCTTTAGAATCAAGAGAAACCCTTCACAATGTTAGCCACTCCTATATTCTGGACCACAAACAGGAGGAGAAGTTATTTTCAGATATATCTGCAGTTCTGACAGAGCTTTCACAATTACGTGAAACGAATAACAAGACATATAAGATGGCTGACACAACTGGAAGTGACTGCAGTTACTCTGTCCATGATATTTGTTGGACAAGGAAGCACAATGCACTTGCTACCAAGCTTCAAAGTATGTGCAGATCCATACGAGTTACTTTGGACCAACATGTTTCTATGGAGGAACTTGAACTCTGGCCATTGTTTGACAGCTACTTCTCTTTTGAAGAGCAAGACAAGATAGTTGGATGCATAATTGGGATGACTGGAGCAGAAATTCTTCAGTCAATGTTATCCTGGGTAACTTCTGTTCTAACAGAAGAGGAACATGACAAGATGATGGAAACATGGAAGGAAGCTACCAAAAACACTATGTTTAATGAGTGGCTGAATGAATGGTGGGGTGCAAGACCTATTTCTTCACATGACCCTGAAGAGGCAAATGTTCTTCCAAAAG GAATGGAACAACAAGAGAACCTAGATCAAATTGATCAGACATTCAAGCCTGGTTGGAATGATATTTTTCGAATGAATCAAAATGAGCTGGAGTCAGAGATACGAAAGGTTTCTCGAGACCTAACACTTGATCCACGAAGAAAGGCATATATTATTCAAAATCTTATGACAAG TCGCTGGTTAGCTGCTGCTGCTAAACAGAAATTGCCACATGCATCTACCAGTGAGGACAAAAATGGTGATGTTCCAGGATGTTCTCCATCATATAGGGATCTGGAGCAACAGATATTTGGTTGTGAGCACTATAAAAGAAACTGCAAGCTCCTCGCTGCTTGTTGTAAGAAGCTCTTCACATGCAGGTTCTGCCACGACAGCGTCAGTGATCACACAATGGATAG GAAAGCAGTGACGGAAATGATGTGTATGCGCTGTCTGAAAGTCCAGACAGTTGGTCCAACTTGCAAGACAGATACCTGTAATGGATTTCCAATGGCAAAATACTTCTGCAAATTTTGCaaattttttgatgatgaaag GGAGAAAGGTCTAGAATCAAATTGTCCCATATGTTGTGATTTCCTGTTTACATCAAGTACGCCTGTCAGAGCTTTACCATGCGGCCATTTCATGCATTCAGCTTGCTTTCAG GCATATGCTTCCAGTCACTATACCTGCCCGATCTGCAGCAAGTCTTTAGGAGACATGACG GTCTATTTCGGCATGCTTGACACCTTGCTAGCTTCAGAACAGCTTCCAGAAGAATACGGAGATCGTTGTCAG GACATACTCTGCAATGATTGTGATAAAAAAGGGATGTCTCGCTTTCATTGGCTCTACCACAAATGTGGCTTCTGCGGCTCGTATAATACCAGGGTAATCAAGAATGAAGCTAACTCTTGTCTCACATCAAGCAATTGA
- the LOC135584739 gene encoding zinc finger protein BRUTUS-like isoform X1, whose product MAMRTPFTTREEGQRFESMDPSSSSSLLERLRSSDGSSPLIFFLFFHKAIRSELDRLHRAAVALATDGVGDVESVSRRCRFLFSMYQHHSNAEDEVIFPALDKRVKNVARTYFLEHKGEHDLFKHLFDLLDLNVHNDGIARRELASCTGAIQTSIMQHIYKEEEQVFPLFIEKFSPKEQADLVWQFLCSIPVYIMVDFLPWLSSCVSQDEHKDMMTCLCKVVPKERLLQQVIFAWMKGKSFTNQSMSHNDVSWCCIDHANTRKRKHAESDSNFVDSPRAHPINEILDWHNAIRKEVNDIAKEARQIQLSRDFSDLSTFYSRLEFVADVCIYHSIAEDQILFPAVDMPVSFVEDHAEEKNQFNNLRCLIKRIKCAGVNSVSPEFYSKICSHADRIMATIQRHFNVEEAQVLPIARISFSPEKQRKIIYRSICVMPLRLIERALPWLVATLCEDEARSFLQNMKLAASSSETALVTLFAGWACKGQLHNISRSGRFTCLSLKVADGFIQEEKDKIEQNCGQAFCAFASPLREISAVHTENDKDPVDRCCFPQSCRNNNEVGSLDILVLQKHFSDKQTCFASGLGLNSNSLPVDSMSKKSECSLSCNSSAPHINSNLFSWETEITSSNLAHEFRPIDTIFKFHKAIRKDLEYLDMESEKLIGCDDYEAFLCNFSGRFCLLWGLYKAHSNAEDRIVFPALESRETLHNVSHSYILDHKQEEKLFSDISAVLTELSQLRETNNKTYKMADTTGSDCSYSVHDICWTRKHNALATKLQSMCRSIRVTLDQHVSMEELELWPLFDSYFSFEEQDKIVGCIIGMTGAEILQSMLSWVTSVLTEEEHDKMMETWKEATKNTMFNEWLNEWWGARPISSHDPEEANVLPKGMEQQENLDQIDQTFKPGWNDIFRMNQNELESEIRKVSRDLTLDPRRKAYIIQNLMTSRWLAAAAKQKLPHASTSEDKNGDVPGCSPSYRDLEQQIFGCEHYKRNCKLLAACCKKLFTCRFCHDSVSDHTMDRKAVTEMMCMRCLKVQTVGPTCKTDTCNGFPMAKYFCKFCKFFDDERTVYHCPFCNLCRLGKGLGIDFFHCMKCNCCLGMKLVDHNCREKGLESNCPICCDFLFTSSTPVRALPCGHFMHSACFQAYASSHYTCPICSKSLGDMTVYFGMLDTLLASEQLPEEYGDRCQDILCNDCDKKGMSRFHWLYHKCGFCGSYNTRVIKNEANSCLTSSN is encoded by the exons GTTATTTTTCCAGCCCTTGACAAACGTGTGAAGAATGTTGCAAGAACATATTTTCTTGAGCACAAAGGGGAACATGACCTTTTTAAACATTTATTTGATTTACTGGACTTAAATGTTCATAATGATGGCATTGCTAGAAGAGAACTTGCTTCATGTACTGGTGCTATACAAACGTCAATTATGCAGCACATATATAAGGAGGAGGAGCAG GTTTTCCCACTCTTTATTGAGAAATTTTCACCTAAGGAGCAAGCTGATTTGGTTTGGCAGTTCCTGTGTAGCATCCCTGTGTACATAATGGTAGACTTCCTTCCGTGGCTTTCTTCTTGTGTCTCACAGGATGAACATAAGGATATGATGACATGTTTATGTAAAGTAGTACCAAAAGAAAGGCTTCTTCAGCAG GTTATATTTGCATGGATGAAAGGGAAAAGTTTCACAAACCAGAGTATGAGCCATAATGATGTATCATGGTGCTGCATTGATCATGCCAATACCAGGAAGAGGAAACATGCAGAATCAGATAGCAATTTTGTTGATTCACCAAGGGCACACCCAATAAATGAAATTTTGGACTGGCATAATGCTATCAGAAAGGAGGTTAatgacattgcaaaagaagcaagacAAATACAACTTTCTCGAGATTTCTCTGATCTATCTACCTTCTATTCAAGGCTTGAATTTGTTGCTGATGTATGCATCTATCACAG TATAGCTGAAGATCAAATTTTATTTCCAGCAGTGGATATGCCAGTCTCATTTGTGGAAGATCATGCTGAAGAAAAGAATCAGTTTAACAACCTCAGGTGCCTAATCAAGCGTATCAAATGTGCTGGTGTCAACTCAGTTTCTCCTGAATTTTACTCAAAGATATGTTCACATGCAGATCGAATTATGGCGACTATTCAAAGGCACTTCAATGTTGAGGAAGCTCAG GTGCTTCCTATAGCAAGGATATCTTTCTCTCCTGAAAAGCAACGGAAGATTATTTATCGGAGCATATGTGTAATGCCACTAAGACTTATAGAGCGTGCTTTACCATGGTTAGTTGCAACACTTTGTGAGGATGAAGCTAGGTCATTCCTCCAGAATATGAAACTGGCAG CCTCATCATCTGAGACAGCACTAGTTACACTTTTTGCTGGTTGGGCATGCaagggtcaactgcacaatatctCGAGATCTGGCAGGTTTACATGCTTGTCTTTAAAAGTGGCAGATGGTTTCATTCAAGAAGAGAAGGATAAGATAGAACAGAATTGTGGTCAAGCATTCTGTGCATTTGCTTCTCCATTAAGAGAGATATCAGCTGTCCATACAGAGAATGACAAGGATCCTGTTGACCGATGTTGCTTCCCACAATCTTGTAGAAACAATAATGAGGTTGGAAGTTTAGATATTTTAGTTCTCCAAAAGCATTTTTCCGATAAGCAAACTTGCTTTGCTTCTGGATTAGGACTTAACAGCAATAGCCTACCTGTAGATTCCATGTCTAAAAAATCGGAGTGTTCCTTGTCTTGCAATTCTTCTGCTCCTCATATAAACTCAAATCTCTTTTCATGGGAGACAGAAATCACCTCATCCAATTTGGCACATGAATTCAGGCCTATTGATACCATATTTAAGTTTCATAAAGCAATTCGTAAAGATTTAGAATATTTGGATATGGAGTCCGAAAAGCTTATAGGttgtgatgactatgaggcatttCTTTGCAattttagtggaagattttgtttGTTGTGGGGCCTTTATAAAGCTCACAGTAATGCTGAAGATCGTATTGTATTTCCGGCTTTAGAATCAAGAGAAACCCTTCACAATGTTAGCCACTCCTATATTCTGGACCACAAACAGGAGGAGAAGTTATTTTCAGATATATCTGCAGTTCTGACAGAGCTTTCACAATTACGTGAAACGAATAACAAGACATATAAGATGGCTGACACAACTGGAAGTGACTGCAGTTACTCTGTCCATGATATTTGTTGGACAAGGAAGCACAATGCACTTGCTACCAAGCTTCAAAGTATGTGCAGATCCATACGAGTTACTTTGGACCAACATGTTTCTATGGAGGAACTTGAACTCTGGCCATTGTTTGACAGCTACTTCTCTTTTGAAGAGCAAGACAAGATAGTTGGATGCATAATTGGGATGACTGGAGCAGAAATTCTTCAGTCAATGTTATCCTGGGTAACTTCTGTTCTAACAGAAGAGGAACATGACAAGATGATGGAAACATGGAAGGAAGCTACCAAAAACACTATGTTTAATGAGTGGCTGAATGAATGGTGGGGTGCAAGACCTATTTCTTCACATGACCCTGAAGAGGCAAATGTTCTTCCAAAAG GAATGGAACAACAAGAGAACCTAGATCAAATTGATCAGACATTCAAGCCTGGTTGGAATGATATTTTTCGAATGAATCAAAATGAGCTGGAGTCAGAGATACGAAAGGTTTCTCGAGACCTAACACTTGATCCACGAAGAAAGGCATATATTATTCAAAATCTTATGACAAG TCGCTGGTTAGCTGCTGCTGCTAAACAGAAATTGCCACATGCATCTACCAGTGAGGACAAAAATGGTGATGTTCCAGGATGTTCTCCATCATATAGGGATCTGGAGCAACAGATATTTGGTTGTGAGCACTATAAAAGAAACTGCAAGCTCCTCGCTGCTTGTTGTAAGAAGCTCTTCACATGCAGGTTCTGCCACGACAGCGTCAGTGATCACACAATGGATAG GAAAGCAGTGACGGAAATGATGTGTATGCGCTGTCTGAAAGTCCAGACAGTTGGTCCAACTTGCAAGACAGATACCTGTAATGGATTTCCAATGGCAAAATACTTCTGCAAATTTTGCaaattttttgatgatgaaag GACTGTATATCACTGTCCATTTTGCAATTTATGTCGCCTTGGAAAAGGACTTGGCATCGATTTCTTTCACTGCATGAAATGCAATTGTTGCCTAGGCATGAAGCTAGTGGACCATAACTGCAGGGAGAAAGGTCTAGAATCAAATTGTCCCATATGTTGTGATTTCCTGTTTACATCAAGTACGCCTGTCAGAGCTTTACCATGCGGCCATTTCATGCATTCAGCTTGCTTTCAG GCATATGCTTCCAGTCACTATACCTGCCCGATCTGCAGCAAGTCTTTAGGAGACATGACG GTCTATTTCGGCATGCTTGACACCTTGCTAGCTTCAGAACAGCTTCCAGAAGAATACGGAGATCGTTGTCAG GACATACTCTGCAATGATTGTGATAAAAAAGGGATGTCTCGCTTTCATTGGCTCTACCACAAATGTGGCTTCTGCGGCTCGTATAATACCAGGGTAATCAAGAATGAAGCTAACTCTTGTCTCACATCAAGCAATTGA